Genomic segment of uncultured Flavobacterium sp.:
TTTTACACAGACTATTCAAAAACAGAATCATAACTCATAATTTAAAGAATGAAAGTAACAGAACATATAGAAAACGCCAAAGGAAATACATTATTCTCGTTTGAACTTATTCCGCCTCAAAAGGGGAAAAGTATTCAGGAATTATATGATAATATTGATCCGTTAATGGAGTTTAAACCGCCATTTATTGATGTAACGACTTCGCGCGAAGAGTATATTTACATTGATAAAGGCAACGGGCTTTTGGACAAAAAGTTAACTCGTATGCGTCCGGGAACACTTGGTATTTGCGCTTCTATAAAACATAAATACAATGTAGATACCGTTCCGCATTTACTTTGCGGCGGATTTACACAGGAAGAAACAGAGTACATGCTTGTAGATTGTCAGTATTTGGGAATCAACAATGTTATGGCACTTCGCGGTGATGCTATGAAAGACGAGCAATCTTTTGTGCCTAAATTAGGAGGTAATCATTTTGCTATTGATTTGGTAAAACAAATCAATAATTTAAACTGCGGAAAATACCTGCATGAAGTAATGGATGTTGACAACAAAGCTGATTTTTGTATTGGTGTTGCCGGTTATCCAGAGAAACATTTAGAATCTCCATCTTTGCAATCAGATTTAAAAAGACTGAAAGAAAAAGTAGATGCCGGTGCTGATTATGTGGTAACACAAATGTTTTTTGACAATGCTAAATATTTTAACTTTGTAGAAAAAGCAAGAGAAATAGGTATTACAATTCCTATTATTCCCGGAATTAAGCCAATTGCAGTTCAAAGACATTTACAAATTTTACCACAGATTTTCAGAATTGATTTACCTGAAGATTTAATTGATGCTGTCGATAAATGCAAAAACAATATAGAGATCAAACAAGTTGGTATCGAGTGGGCAATTCAGCAATCATTAGAATTAAAAGCAGCCGGAGTTCCTGTTTTACACTATTATTCGATGGGAAAATCAGAGAATATTCGCCAAATCGCGAGTCAGGTTTTTTAATGTCTTTGCGAGGAACGAAGCAATCTCACGCTGCATATCTTTTGTGCTTTTGTTAGTGTGGTTGCTTCGTTCCTCGCAATGACAAACAAGGCTTGGAATTTGGATTTTTAAATTTTGGAATTTAACTTTAACGATCATGGAAAAAGAAGAATTACAAGCAATAGCTTCTCAGCTAAAGCATCCAACGGGAGAAAAAGGAATTGAAATGGCAAATATGATGCATGAGACAAACATCAATATGACCCGCCATTCGATTCAAAATCTAAATATAGCATCAGGAAACACAATTTTAGAATTAGGTCATGGAAATGCAGGTCATGTAGAATTTATATTCGAACAAGCTGAAAACCTAAAATACTACGGACTGGAAATGTCTGAATTAATGTTTCAGGAAGCGCGCCAGATCAACAGAAATTTTGTTTCTCAAAAACAGGCTTTCTTT
This window contains:
- the metF gene encoding methylenetetrahydrofolate reductase [NAD(P)H]: MKVTEHIENAKGNTLFSFELIPPQKGKSIQELYDNIDPLMEFKPPFIDVTTSREEYIYIDKGNGLLDKKLTRMRPGTLGICASIKHKYNVDTVPHLLCGGFTQEETEYMLVDCQYLGINNVMALRGDAMKDEQSFVPKLGGNHFAIDLVKQINNLNCGKYLHEVMDVDNKADFCIGVAGYPEKHLESPSLQSDLKRLKEKVDAGADYVVTQMFFDNAKYFNFVEKAREIGITIPIIPGIKPIAVQRHLQILPQIFRIDLPEDLIDAVDKCKNNIEIKQVGIEWAIQQSLELKAAGVPVLHYYSMGKSENIRQIASQVF